The proteins below are encoded in one region of Hordeum vulgare subsp. vulgare chromosome 3H, MorexV3_pseudomolecules_assembly, whole genome shotgun sequence:
- the LOC123442447 gene encoding mannose-6-phosphate isomerase 1-like: protein MGAPTSPAPASASPPRDKPAADASPTPADPPTPLTGLLRLRCGVQHYAWGRRGGASLVARLSGAAGPDPDLPFAELWMGTHPAAPSAVLPAGEEPLGAWLARNPAALGPAVAARWAGDLPFLFKVLSVAKPLSIQAHPDKSLAELLHAMRPATYRDANHKPEMAIAVTDFRALFGFAGIEELKDVIRTVPEVGGLIGHEDADKLMTVKEYHGGNDVKSSLQSAFAKLMTASKEAVSEAVNKLKGRLNDESKIRTLTEKEELVLSLERQYPEDVGVLAALLFNYVKLSPGEAIYIGANEPHAYLSGECIECMATSDNVVRAGLTPKYRDVQTLCSMLTYKQIFPEILRGVPVQPYVRRYTPPTDEFEVDCCLLPPGEVAVMAPVPGPSIFLVMTGEGEVQIDCMSDGEKAKEGDVFFVPAHTEVKLSACGHASMQLYRAGVNGRALYAGNAAAAGKRSQLQNICEMAS from the exons atgggCGCACCCACCTCGCCGGCGCCGGCCAGCGCGTCCCCGCCGCGCGACAAGCCGGCGGCCGACGCCTCCCCCACGCCCGCCGACCCGCCGACGCCGCTGACAGGCCTGCTGCGGCTGCGCTGCGGCGTGCAGCACTACGCGTGGGGCCGGCGCGGGGGCGCGTCCCTCGTCGCGCGCCTCTCCGGCGCCGCCGGCCCCGACCCGGACCTCCCGTTCGCCGAGCTCTGGATGGGCACGCACCCGGCCGCGCCTTCCGCCGTCCTCCCCGCCGGCGAAGAGCCCCTCGGCGCCTGGCTCGCGCGCAACCCCGCCGCCCTCGGCCCCGCCGTCGCCGCGCGCTGGGCCGGCGACCTCCCGTTCCTCTTCAAG GTGCTGTCGGTGGCGAAGCCGCTGTCGATCCAGGCGCACCCGGACAAGTCGCTGGCGGAGCTGCTGCACGCCATGCGGCCGGCCACGTACCGGGACGCCAACCACAAGCCGGAGATGGCCATCGCCGTCACCGACTTCCGCGCGCTCTTCGGCTTCGCCGGCATCGAG GAGCTCAAGGATGTTATAAGGACTGTACCTGAAGTCGGAGGGCTGATTGGACATGAAGACGCTGACAAGCTTATGACTGTAAAAGAGTATCATGGGGGTAATGATGTAAAATCCAGTCTGCAATCAGCATTCGCTAAGCTAATGACAGCAAGTAAAGAAGCAGTTTCCGAAGCAGTTAATAAATTGAAGGGTCGCCTGAATGATGAGAGCAAG ATTCGGACGTTAACAGAGAAGGAAGAGCTTGTTCTGTCTCTGGAGAGGCAGTATCCAGAAGATGTAGGTGTTCTAGCCGCACTTCTTTTCAACTATGTCAAGCTCAGTCCTGGTGAAGCAATCTATATCGGTGCCAATGAACCACACGCATACCTGTCCGGGGAATGCATCGAGTGTATGGCTACTTCAGATAATGTCGTTCGCGCTGGTTTGACACCTAAATACAGAGATGTGCAGACGCTTTGCTCAATGCTAACATACAAGCAG ATCTTCCCTGAAATACTGAGAGGGGTACCCGTGCAGCCATACGTACGACGCTACACGCCTCCGACCGACGAGTTTGAGGTCGACTGTTGCTTGCTACCTCCAGGCGAAGTGGCTGTGATGGCCCCGGTACCAGGTCCATCCATCTTCCTTGTCATGACCGGGGAGGGCGAGGTTCAGATAGACTGCATGTCAGACGGCGAGAAGGCGAAGGAAGGTGACGTTTTCTTCGTGCCCGCGCATACCGAGGTTAAGCTCTCCGCATGTGGCCATGCGTCGATGCAGCTGTACAGAGCCGGGGTGAACGGCAGAGCCTTGTATGCCGGCAACGCTGCTGCTGCAGGGAAGAGGTCCCAGCTGCAGAACATATGCGAAATGGCGAGTTAG